A single region of the Nitrososphaerota archaeon genome encodes:
- a CDS encoding DUF790 family protein, which yields MLPSNLLKARTSRGKVYPVYAPLDPSVINLSERVIEVFNKNIGGKKKHLIEVLKQYEEEGFDYRLIRGLSKILERRCVFEVESPANPSEVRMAIFEEASRVGVVSLEEREQVINRVGSKLNLTPEEVEKALYSDIDEELILRRFDPLPAETLIRYYNLAITQTLLFKCLRMEFTASDNWKRIFRSIKHLGLMYSVEEEKGGGDHSYRISVDGPMSLFKMTDRYGTLLAKLLPEIVASESWRIKAEILGRDRNRIYLFELRSDDVKNIVSDVEREEAPPARLYDSTVEERFAKKFEALNSGWTIKREPEPLPAGGHVLIPDFGFEKHGVKVYLEVVGFWTQEYLERKISKLNSLVNVDMLAAVDENLACSKLRRMKGPVIYYAKDVPVKPILDHLHMREEEISEGESELLKSRGDLKLKGDIVSLEEIAKEQAVTVDAARQFAENFKPEGYRRVGDYFISEAKFKELADKISKLGEATFTETAGIIEAEGLDNPQQILDALGYTVEWFGLTPDMSRIRRK from the coding sequence ATGCTCCCATCGAACCTTCTGAAAGCAAGAACATCCAGAGGTAAAGTGTACCCAGTCTACGCCCCACTTGATCCAAGCGTCATCAACCTATCTGAAAGAGTAATCGAGGTCTTCAACAAGAACATTGGGGGAAAGAAGAAGCACCTCATAGAGGTGCTCAAACAGTATGAGGAGGAAGGCTTTGACTACAGGCTAATCCGAGGACTATCCAAGATTCTAGAAAGAAGATGCGTGTTCGAGGTTGAAAGCCCAGCTAACCCGAGCGAGGTCAGAATGGCAATCTTCGAGGAGGCTAGCAGAGTAGGCGTAGTGAGCTTAGAGGAGAGAGAGCAGGTCATTAACCGGGTCGGGAGCAAACTTAACCTGACGCCGGAGGAGGTTGAAAAAGCTCTATACAGCGATATCGATGAGGAGCTTATTCTGCGAAGATTCGATCCTTTACCAGCTGAGACGCTCATCCGATACTATAATTTGGCGATAACTCAGACGCTTCTCTTCAAATGCCTGAGAATGGAGTTCACAGCATCTGACAACTGGAAAAGAATCTTCCGCAGCATCAAACATCTAGGCCTAATGTATTCGGTTGAAGAGGAGAAGGGCGGCGGCGACCACAGTTACAGGATCTCGGTGGATGGGCCGATGTCCCTGTTCAAAATGACAGACAGATACGGGACACTCTTAGCTAAGCTCCTACCAGAAATAGTGGCTTCAGAATCATGGAGAATAAAGGCCGAGATACTCGGCAGAGACAGAAACAGAATATACCTCTTCGAACTGCGAAGCGACGACGTAAAGAACATCGTCAGTGATGTGGAACGTGAAGAGGCGCCTCCAGCACGGCTTTATGACAGCACAGTTGAAGAGAGGTTCGCTAAGAAGTTCGAAGCACTCAACTCCGGTTGGACTATCAAGAGAGAGCCGGAGCCGCTGCCAGCCGGTGGACACGTCCTCATACCTGACTTTGGCTTTGAGAAACACGGTGTCAAAGTCTATTTAGAAGTTGTCGGCTTCTGGACGCAAGAGTATCTAGAGCGGAAAATCAGTAAGCTAAACTCGCTTGTAAACGTCGATATGCTCGCGGCAGTTGATGAGAACTTAGCTTGCTCCAAGCTGAGAAGAATGAAGGGCCCAGTAATTTACTACGCTAAAGATGTCCCAGTGAAGCCTATACTCGACCACCTCCATATGCGTGAAGAGGAGATATCCGAGGGTGAATCGGAGCTTCTGAAGAGTAGAGGAGATCTAAAGCTGAAGGGCGATATCGTAAGTTTGGAGGAGATAGCGAAAGAACAAGCTGTCACCGTTGATGCAGCTAGACAGTTCGCGGAGAACTTCAAACCCGAAGGTTACCGTAGAGTCGGAGATTACTTCATCTCTGAAGCTAAATTCAAGGAGCTCGCGGACAAAATCAGCAAACTAGGAGAAGCAACATTCACAGAAACAGCAGGCATAATCGAGGCGGAGGGACTGGATAATCCGCAACAAATCCTAGACGCGTTAGGCTACACTGTGGAATGGTTCGGCCTGACTCCGGATATGAGCAGGATAAGAAGAAAATAA
- a CDS encoding AAA-associated domain-containing protein has translation MSQMIGLLEVLEDFNGRVDAAKVADDLLLELDDLLPAVDAADLLGFLKVDLGDLILTDEGKRFLSRGSSGRKRMLNRILSKTPVFKSVIVFIKHHEDAETTKDDVIDFLRREMPDLEAESTFRWLVEWGRYALLLRYDSNNGKIKVVQPPAATQPPTPQESKLE, from the coding sequence ATGAGCCAGATGATCGGGCTTCTAGAAGTCTTGGAAGATTTTAACGGCCGAGTGGACGCCGCAAAAGTTGCTGATGATTTGCTTCTAGAGCTAGATGATCTGCTTCCAGCTGTTGACGCCGCTGATCTTCTAGGATTCCTGAAGGTCGACTTAGGGGACTTGATACTTACAGACGAGGGAAAAAGGTTCCTTTCAAGAGGTTCAAGTGGACGCAAAAGAATGCTGAACAGAATTCTATCCAAGACGCCCGTCTTCAAATCGGTCATCGTATTCATCAAACACCATGAAGACGCCGAGACAACTAAAGATGATGTGATCGACTTTCTCCGACGCGAGATGCCCGACTTAGAAGCTGAATCTACCTTCCGCTGGCTCGTAGAGTGGGGACGATACGCGCTACTCCTTCGATACGACAGCAACAACGGAAAAATCAAGGTCGTACAACCACCCGCGGCCACGCAACCACCAACACCCCAAGAAAGCAAACTCGAGTAG
- a CDS encoding ABC transporter ATP-binding protein has protein sequence MALVIELRNVTKAFGSGTARPNAVLEHINLSVEGHEFVSIVGPSGCGKSTLLRIMMGLTTPTDGEVYYRGKPVKGVVEGMAMVFQTFALFPWLTVLQNIEIGLQGKISDDMKRKRSLKLVEIMGLEGFEEAYPRELSGGMRQRVGLARALVSDPEVLLMDEPFSSLDPLTATHLREEVLDLWINPEVAPGSVVMVTHNVEEAVYMADRIVVLTHRPGTIIKEVHVELPRPRNPRSPELYKIVDEITGMIT, from the coding sequence TTGGCCCTTGTTATTGAGCTTCGAAATGTTACAAAGGCCTTCGGCAGCGGCACGGCGAGACCGAACGCTGTACTGGAGCACATCAACCTCTCCGTTGAAGGACATGAGTTTGTATCGATCGTAGGTCCCTCCGGCTGCGGTAAATCTACGCTTCTCCGAATAATGATGGGGCTCACCACACCTACAGACGGTGAAGTGTACTACCGTGGGAAGCCGGTTAAAGGCGTGGTTGAGGGGATGGCGATGGTGTTCCAAACCTTCGCGCTCTTCCCTTGGCTAACTGTACTGCAGAACATTGAGATCGGGTTGCAGGGAAAAATTTCTGACGATATGAAAAGGAAGAGATCCCTCAAGCTTGTGGAGATAATGGGGCTGGAAGGCTTTGAGGAGGCGTATCCACGGGAGTTATCTGGAGGTATGAGGCAACGTGTCGGCCTAGCACGGGCGCTGGTCTCTGATCCTGAGGTACTTCTGATGGATGAGCCGTTCTCTTCACTTGATCCGCTAACTGCTACGCATCTGAGAGAGGAGGTACTGGATCTCTGGATAAACCCCGAGGTCGCTCCAGGATCTGTGGTGATGGTGACTCACAATGTCGAGGAGGCGGTCTATATGGCTGATCGAATCGTAGTGTTAACACACAGACCCGGAACTATCATCAAGGAAGTTCACGTCGAGCTTCCACGTCCCAGAAACCCGAGGAGCCCTGAGCTCTACAAGATCGTTGACGAGATCACGGGAATGATAACTTAA
- a CDS encoding ABC transporter permease subunit, with the protein MFIALLLAYAFAIPYGISAARSRRGERFLTPVLDILQSVPILGFFPAAIFFFITFFHETWIGVEIAAIFLIFTSQAWNLAFATYESVSAIPIELEEASGALRLKGLAKLRKLYLPACVPKLVYNGMMSWAGGWYFLVAAEIIVLGSKQYKLPGIGRYLAEATYAGNYTETVLGLAMLVLAVLLTDIVLWRPLRAYAERFRYEAVSSERASRHILFHTSGFAWLKGRLSIPSAPRAAKQLMPTARLEPIVKEVREVVKPLGAVERYARLIVVLLVLVAISGLLIVMAPTLMGFPSSLSMLAKEWESPAFLAEVNMLPAALGWSLLRLLLAYFLSVAWTLPLAVKLAGGGRGFGASMFALQVFAALPATALFPIIILATMNLPGGLQLTSIILTMTGMQWYLLFNLIGGARSVPSDLIEASQTYRLKSWGRWRQLLLPAMLPSFVTGSITAWGGGWNALVVSEYVSFAGESKSVLGIGALLDKAAYEQGSISLLMIAIIVMSITIVVLNRLFWRRLYRVVLSRYRIDY; encoded by the coding sequence ATGTTTATTGCGCTCCTTCTCGCTTACGCCTTCGCCATTCCTTACGGAATATCTGCAGCGCGCAGCCGGAGGGGAGAGCGGTTCTTGACACCGGTTCTAGATATACTGCAATCTGTTCCGATCCTAGGTTTCTTTCCAGCAGCGATCTTCTTCTTTATCACCTTCTTCCATGAGACGTGGATCGGTGTCGAGATCGCGGCTATTTTCCTCATCTTTACTAGCCAAGCTTGGAACCTTGCCTTCGCAACCTATGAGTCAGTGTCTGCTATCCCGATTGAGCTGGAGGAGGCGTCAGGCGCACTTCGTCTAAAAGGACTTGCTAAGCTCAGGAAACTGTATCTGCCAGCCTGTGTGCCTAAGCTGGTCTACAACGGAATGATGTCATGGGCTGGAGGATGGTACTTTCTAGTTGCGGCTGAGATAATTGTTCTAGGCTCGAAACAGTATAAGCTGCCAGGAATCGGAAGATACCTAGCAGAAGCCACGTATGCGGGCAACTACACTGAAACAGTTCTGGGATTAGCTATGTTGGTACTTGCAGTCCTGCTCACGGATATTGTGCTCTGGCGTCCTCTACGAGCGTACGCAGAACGGTTCCGCTACGAGGCTGTATCCTCTGAGCGGGCATCGCGCCACATACTCTTCCACACATCCGGTTTCGCTTGGCTGAAGGGCCGTTTGAGCATACCATCTGCACCTAGGGCCGCAAAGCAGCTGATGCCTACCGCGCGTCTAGAACCGATTGTGAAGGAGGTGCGAGAGGTCGTCAAGCCACTGGGAGCAGTGGAGCGATATGCTAGGTTGATCGTTGTTTTGCTTGTTCTTGTAGCGATCTCTGGGTTGCTCATTGTGATGGCGCCCACGTTAATGGGTTTCCCGTCGTCATTGTCGATGTTGGCTAAGGAGTGGGAGAGCCCAGCGTTTCTTGCTGAGGTCAACATGCTTCCGGCTGCGTTGGGTTGGTCGCTGCTTCGTCTTCTTCTGGCGTACTTTTTAAGCGTCGCTTGGACCCTTCCGCTCGCGGTGAAGCTGGCTGGTGGTGGAAGAGGATTCGGAGCGTCAATGTTCGCTTTGCAGGTTTTCGCCGCGCTTCCCGCTACGGCGCTGTTCCCGATAATTATCTTGGCGACTATGAATCTGCCCGGTGGGCTTCAGCTAACATCGATTATTCTTACGATGACCGGTATGCAGTGGTATCTTCTCTTCAACCTGATAGGGGGGGCAAGGTCAGTTCCATCAGATCTTATAGAGGCGTCACAGACATATCGGTTAAAGTCGTGGGGGAGGTGGCGTCAACTTCTGCTACCAGCAATGTTGCCCTCGTTCGTAACCGGGAGCATTACAGCTTGGGGCGGAGGATGGAACGCGCTAGTCGTTTCGGAGTATGTGAGCTTCGCAGGAGAATCAAAGTCGGTTCTTGGAATAGGCGCGTTGCTGGACAAAGCAGCATACGAGCAGGGAAGCATCAGCCTGTTAATGATCGCCATCATCGTCATGTCCATAACGATAGTAGTATTGAACCGATTGTTCTGGAGACGGCTTTACCGCGTTGTCTTGTCACGGTACCGAATAGACTATTGA